The segment atagatttgatttcttctctactaaatggaactaatatatcaatatcactatattttgaagcttgttttgcatatttatcagCCAACTCATTCCCTCTTATTCCTATATGTGATGGTAtccatgtaaatataactaataaccCCATTGCTTAAATTCTATATGTCATTAactgaatttctaataaaagatcCGGTCTACTATtagcatgattattttttaatgaatataaagaAGAACTTGAATCAGAGCATACTATGCTTCTTAATGGACGGACTTCCTCAATCCatcctaaagctaaaataattcccatcatctctccagtataaactgatactccatcagtaattcttttacattttttaactttgaattctgGAACAATGAAAGATACCCCATTACtgctatttgagtttttagacgCATCTGTAAAAACTTGGACATATCCATAGTACTTACTGTCTAAATATGATTGAACCAAATatggatctgaaatgttttctcctttccttttctccaacaaagttaaatcaacaacattattatgaaatagagacggataaactggtgaaagaggaactgtttgactaatgtttatatcagataaaccaaaatcttttataacattttctatctcccatccaaaagaatttaatttcttcttttctttttcccaactagattttaaaatgtcttgacatgGAGGATTTCCATCATGGCCCTTTAAATTACACCAATAATTGGACTTTAACTGTAAAGACGCCACTACGTCAGTACGGTGGTTATAATATGAGGCGAAACCCCTTTGTGGAATGTATTCTGCATATAAAGTCAAAATCGGGTAAATTATttgttaataattaattaacaaTTAGTAATAaatagtgtttttctttctgactgATAATTTCCCTGTCCTCCCATCTGTACAACACAAAACCGATTTCGACAGGACTCACTGTGATTAGTAATAGCTTTTAATAAGCTACTAAGTTTACAATTTCATTTTACAGTAGATGCAAGctataaaaaagcaacatactGCGTGAAAGGCATGTGCAACAGAAAACCTCCTCTTATGAACTATTAGAATGACTGTTTCTGTTCACTTCACTACTTCACAGCAAGACTGAAATTGATGCTATAACTTAGAAAATATTCTATATGTTAAAAATTAGTATTACATAccattttaaaagaagaaaaatatttattttagcaatGAATGTCAGATTGACATCAATCTGACATTCATTTGTGATGTTAATGGTGCATCTGTAGCTGCACTGCAGTTGGCCAGCATGCTTTTGATGATGCAGCTACAGAAATTTGGAGAGGTAgagaataaaaatcagaaacgGCCTGGAGCAAGACAAAGTATacgagaaagagagaaacaagtGGAACAGTGAAGCTACAATGAGTACATGTACTGAAGATGAATGAGTTTGAATGAATGAGAAGAAAACGAGGGCAAAGTGGTGTGGATGGAGATGAGTAGGATGATGACTAAGGATGATTTGTGACAGAAGAACTAAAAGGAAGGTTTACAACATGGTAGTGATAACCGCTGTGGTGTATTGTATCAAAGTGGCAAAGCTGAGATGGTTCAGACCAGTTTTTGTCATGTTAGTGGAACATGATGTGAAGCAAGGTTCATTTATAGATATAAACACGTCAAGCTAAAAAACTGATCTCTGTAAACAAAGACTTACTTTATTACAAACGGATAAACACATTCTTATTTCCATGCAgaacagtaacaaaaaaaagttacaaaaattttCAGTAACAGTAGTCCCAAAGCCACAAATATAATTCATAAGCACAGGAACATTGATTTTTCAACTAAGCAAACAGGTCAAACATGTCCAAAGTTTCCACATTTCAATTTTTCAGATGTAATCATGTaacagttcagttttttaagcTCTTATTGTTTAGGATTATGAAACAAAGGGTCCATGTTCTGGTGAAGTAGGGGGAGAGGGGCTTTTCAGCGGTAACGGTTCCCCAGGAGCCACCAGAACTACAATATTCTCTTTCTTGGGCAGGAAGAAAGCTGGATAAAGTGGCTCTAGAAACTGGGCCTGATACTGGTGAAGGAGTGTCATGGTATTGTCCACCCCATAGAAAGAAAGAAGGCCTTGCGAATAGTCAACGTAAACACCAATTCGAGTGAACCTCTCCACGTTCAGTGGTGTCTCCTCGTCGCTGTGCCATGCTGAGTAGGTTCGCCCGTTCCACTGGAGACACCAAGAGAACTTGTTTCCTGTaatgcagctgctgctctcaTCCCCCTTCCGGTCAATGCTCTTGTATGTGACCCCGACATGTGTGCCTTCACCACTAAGATCGGCCTCAAAGTAGTGGCGACCTACATAGAAGCTTTCAGCAGCCAGGACCTGCCGATGGTTCTCAAAGCGTTCAGGAACATCGGGATAAGGATGCTGCCAGGGCGTGGTGTTGGTCACCTTCTTGTTCTCCTCAGTCAGGCGGAGGAACTTGTGGGCCGTGTTAGCATCGAAACTTACTTGAGCGGCATctagaaagaaatatttaacaagTTAGCTGTGTTGCAAAATAATTGAGAAAAAGGTGCTCACAGAACAGAGCTTGCACTCTTGGGTAAATTCATGGACAATTTGTGTGTACAAAATATGTGCAAGGCAGAGTTTACAAGTCCTACCAGTTCTCAAAGTACACACAAATGGAGATCTGTCCTCCCAAAATATTCAACCAATCTACACCACCATCAACAGTTATAAAAGTTTGAATGACAGATTAAAAGGTACAACTAGCTTACCACAGTCTGATCAAGCACatattttgtgctttaaaatgatattaaagataaaaaggTTCTTAAATATTtgtccattcatttttcattataCTTGCATGGCTAGTGGGGGCTGGTCCCCTAAAGTGCAAGACATTATGTACATTCTGGAAAGATTGCCAGATCATCCCAGGGACACACAGGAAAGATCACCGAAGCTGTACACACTTACACTGAAGGACAATTTGGAGTAGTCAATTCTAAATTGAATGTTATTGGACAGTGGAGAGAGAGCTGGATTTTGGATAAAGTGAATTTCTTAATGCTAATGTGGTGTATGTAATCATAACTATGTACTCTGACTAAATGTCACTTACACTGGAGAAAGTCAGTACGGGTCTGTGGGTCTGGTTTGGATACGTCATGCTTGGCTGCAGTATTCGTTTGAACTGTTATCTTTATTCCTATTTcatctgaaacagaacaaaaacaaaacaatccatTTAAGCAAGTATTCAAAGCCTCCCTGCTGCTGAAGATGttcttatttaaataacataaaaaaccaGTGACCGAGTTGTCATGCATCTTGCACTCAAGCATGCACCAAGGCATTCCTTAGCTAGAAATTCTTTGCATGTGTGAACATGCACAAGCAACCACAGAAACATCTGATTGGACTGTTTCTCTGGTGTTAACTTTAGGTTTACTCACCATTGTTGCATTTTTCCTTGACCTTCTGAATGTATGTAGAGACCAGCATGTCGCAAAGATTGCTTGTGGACTCCTGGATCACCTGACTGAAGGAGTCCAAACGATCCTCCAGGCCAACATAGATACCAGATAGAGAATTATCAGTGGCTTCTTTCTTCCACTCAGCATATTCCTGAGAAACAAAGAgcatttcagaaatgaaaaaggcCTTCAGATGTTGAGGACTTCTGTCTTCAAGGTTTCAACCATGAAGATTAGATAACTAAAGCAGGAATTTGAAGACTATAATGAaaaattttgtgtaaatatcccccaaaatttaaaatgattcctGTTGACTTAAAAGGCCAATTCACTCTGACAGATTAAAGCAATCCTCAAAATATTTCAAGGTACATGGTCAAATTTTTGTAAggtttaagatttatttttgttcatcttAAGCACATTGCCCAATCATACAGGAAAACCTGTCTGTCTTGGTGGTGTGCTGTATGTATAAAAATTGTATTCAACTGAAGTTGAATACAATTTGCTTATTCCACCTTGCCgtccttttttgtcatttaaaatgctGCCATCTAACTCCCTGTAGCACCTAGCTGTGCTACAGTGCCAACTCTACCTTTTCTGTTAAGAGAAACTATAACCAGGGATTCAGCAACCGCTATATGTCTTCTATAACTGACATCTTCTACAATaatgacaacatttttattagcatGTGTGTTCTACAGTGTGATGTTCTTTGCTGCCGTTTATGCAAAATTTTTGTTAGGTTAAATTAAATGTCCTTCTGGTACCTTGCTTAGAGTGTGTCGTGGTTCATGAAGAAATTACTactcagttcattttaattgataTTGCTAATGAATAATTGTTATTTGAGTAACTCTACACAATTCAATCAATTATCCACTTTGGCTACGCGCTAATTCAGGGAGAGTAATTCCTGAAGTCTGAAATTAATGTAGTCTGTGGGTTTTGTAGATGGAAAACTCAAATTAGAATGACAAACCGATGGCACCGTTTTATAAATGGGATCAAATTGGAACAAAAGTAGTTGATTTTGAATCTGTCTATATGATTGGATTTACAATCTTTTTCTGTAGGCCTTCATGAATcggatttattattattatttttataaaagtgctTGACCTTACCTGCAGGAAATctacatcatttttatttttggacagcTTCTCCGTTTGGGCTTGAGCTTTTTTCAGCTCTGTGCACCTCTGCTCCAGGTGAACCTGGATGCCATCAGCTTGCTTCAGCGCCTGGCTCTCCTCAGCCGCCAAGATCTCAGTCACCTCCTTCTTGGCCATCTCCACCATCACTTGAAGCTCCTGGAACTGGCTCTCGATCACAGATCGTACTTTTGTCACTGATTGCTGTGAAATATAACATGCCGAGAATGCAGTGAAGCAACACGGTGATGTGACATACCTACCCAACCGCAGAAGACAAATATTTGTTACCTCACTACCGTACGACTACCACAGCATTACTCTTACCTCACAGAGAAACCTGTTTTTCCAGAGTGGCTTCGAAACTTTTACACCAAAAATATCTGCTTCCCCCATATATTTAACAAACTATTGTGACATGTTTTCGTCATACACCCTGTGAATCATTTTACAGATTAGTCACCTCTTATATTTACCTCGATAGAAACTCTGTTGTCTTGGAGTTTGTTGATGGCATTGTCTCCTGCCGTAACCACCTTCACCATCTGTGTCTGTTTCTCCCTCAGCTCTTTCTGTGatcataaaaaggaaaacagagatgTGAACAAGTCTCATTGAAATCATGTCACAAGCAATCATACTGAAAATATTCAGACGTAAACATGTAGACATTTCATTCTGGTTTTCTCCATTCTGTTGCGGTGTAACGTCATATACCATCTCTTTAATACACACTTCTTTCAAAACTTTCATTCATTGCCAATCTAGCAAGACAGGTCGAAATTCCTCAGGCAGATCCAGACGACTCGGAGGAGATCATGTTACTCCGAGATTCATCTCCAATAAGATTCAGACCCCGAGGGAAACATTAATCTCAGTTTCTTTTCTTGAGTAGGCATGCCCTTATAGGTCAAAGACATATTAAAAGAGTGCAGAAATTCATTGCCTGTGGAATTTGTTCGGAAAAAGGGGTTCCAACACAGGAATGGCATGGCAGTGACACTGCAGGCGGAAGTCTGAAAGAGTTCTGATGagtttattaaatttgtttttagtccTGATTTGAGGAACACAGAAGTTCCAACAAGCAGACAGTTAATATTACATTTAGTTCTTTAAATTTAggttaaaaggtaaaaaatgtCTCTAACATTATAGGGACATCAAATCACACATTTGTATTCTGTAGGTCAGctatcaaatatttatattttggggAAAAGATAAGTGTTGTGAAATCCATCACCCCCCCAACATCACTACTTATTGTCATTGTATAATTCCGATCTCGCTTCTATCGTCATCCTCAGGTGTGGGTGTGGTGAAGGGGAGTTTAAGGCCAACCGCAGAGCCTGCTCCCAGTATGAATCACCCAAAAAGCTACAGAATGGAGATGCCGCAGAAATCACCTACCCCAGAAGATGAAGCTTCTCACCTTAATCTATTCTGCTAATACAGGAATGTCATCAGAGGCCCATATGCAAgatcttatttttaaatatcatatgGCCATCGGTGAGGGTGGACTAATATATTGAAGCTTTAcctttcagctgtttgtttagAGGAATTTCCCAGGCCAACTTGACTCTGGGAAGCAATTATAGACTTTAAAATGAGAGGACCAGAGGAAACGTCATACCTTGCCTAGAAAAATGAAACCAAGGGCCCCTCCTGGAGCCTGATCTGGATAAAGGGGTTTCAAGTCCTTGGATTTCTTCTGGTTGTGCGCAAGAAAACAACAAGGAGTCTCTTTCATGTGACTCTACCCCCTACAGAGAGACTTTAAGATATGGTGTGGGAGGCGAGGTTGTGCAGATTTCAGGCATCTTACTCTGGTAACAATCCATGCAGAATATTGAGAATAAAAAGTGTCTATTTTCTTATCTACTGTTAACTGTATCATCAGTTTTCTTCCCATTTCGCAAACaggaaatgtaattgttttctCTTCCTTTACAGCTAATAAACAGCTTGAGAATTTGCAACACCGCCATGTGAGAATAGCAGGTGTCTCTCTAGGAATCTGACTTAAGCTGAGGGTCGGACATAGAGATATCTTATGGCCTTAATAGCAGACACTGAGATAGGATTACTGTTGTGATTAGAACAAGTGTTCCCTGATGAATGGGGAAGTTTAGAAACAGCTGAGAAGTTAAATTCTACTTCttctttacagtgaaatgttttaaagaatttttcaGTTCCTGTAttcaagttttcattttatttctcgAACTACAATGAAAAATCCAACAcactaaaatacaacaaagcatgttcgttttttttttttttgttttttttatcaattggAATGAGTCCATTTAAACTGCCATAGTTTATTGAgaattgatttttaaagttatggAAAATTTCATCTTAATTTAGTAACAAATCCTGGGGATTTAAAAATAGTTACTTGCCTCTATCTGTCTCCGAGCCTCCTCTACAGGGACTGTCTTGTGGCCTCTATGCTCCTCTTTTAAACAGTCTTGACAGATGCAGCAGGAATCAGCACAGCAGAAGAGCTCCAAGGGCCACTTGTGACTCTCACAGGTACGCCGCTCAATGTCCCTGAGCGGCTCCACCAACCTGTGGTTCTGAAACTTTGGGTTCTCCAGGTGAGGCCGGAGGTGGGCCTCGCAGTAGGACACCATACAGGTGAGACAGGACTTCAAGGCCCTGCAGGGGGTTTCAATGCAGGAGTCACACACCACATCATTGGGACCCAATGGCTCCTCCTTTgcttcctctggttctggtccctGGTCTGTCTGTGGCTCTGGCTTTGTCTCACCCTCTACTGAGGCTTTGGGATCCTCAGACTCCATCAGCTCTCCTTGTACTTTTACTTCCTCCACAGTCTTTGGGTCttgactttgttcttttttggttttctcaggagaagcagcagctgttccATTTTGCTTAGGCCCATTGTCAGGAGCTGGTTTGACAGCAGTACTCTGAATGCACTTTGAACATCCTTTAGTTTTGTCTCCTTGACAGGAAACGCAGACGGAGTGACCACAAGCTGTGGGCTTACATTCGCTCACTTCACCTGAGCAGACGTCGCACAGGTTCTGCTGTTTGGGAGCAGGAGCTGCTTCCACCGCTGCTGGTTCTGCCATGTCTCTTCCTGCCTGGTTCTCTCCCCACCCTCTGAACATAACAGGCTGAGCTGCTTTTATCAGCTCTCAGTTACCCgtacaaaataaagagaatgAAAACCACACCTTCATTCAGGGCTCATAGTTTCAGTCTAAAAGAAACCTCGCATGCAAATTTACACCCACAGCCTTCCCCTTCTTCAGTGGGTGGAGCTCACAAACCAGCCACAGAAACTCCAGAATATTTGAGAGCTTCTTTTAgctttgaagaaaaagatcACTGTTGTggcacataaaataaaaaccttggACTTTTATCAAAGGCTGTGGTCAAATTGACTAGGGACTTATGACATTGTTCAACTAAAAAATGCGACTGCCATGATGCACAATGTTTCAGGGCCTGCTGAGGAATTTACCACCTTTAACAGATGTCTGCTGCTTAAGAATCAAGAGTGCAAATACTGAGTCTCTCAGGAATTTGAGTTGATCTGTGCTGCCACCAAGTGTCCAGCAGTGGTGTAGCCAGGATTTTTCCCAAGTCAATTACTGATCTAAAACCATAGTCTCATAATGAACAAGTTCATGttaatttgtgaatttttatCCAGAGGAAATAAATGTGACTGAGAGATGACATAATTGTGTTTGTGAACTGCTTTGTGTTCACTTGTGTAATTGCTGTTCAACAGCCTCCAGGTGTCCTGCGGGTGTGAAACGtgtccctgctccaacacagctgaCTCAAATCACTGAATCAGCTCCTGAAAGACACCGTTGACTTTTACTgtgaattaaactgaactgattCCCTTTTGAAGTGCTCTTGTAAGTTGTCCTATTTTCAAAAATGGTCTGAAAGAATATGGTGGAAAATGTTGCTATAAGGTGTGACTTTAACAATCTGATTGTCATGTTATGCTATGTCTTTATTCTATTTCtgaaagtttatatatatatatatatatatatatatatatatatatatatatagttcaGACCATGTGGATACACCAAAACCTGACCTCTGACAACTTCTGACAATTTCAGCTTTTAATTTgataagcaaaagaaaaataagctaTAAGTAACAAAATGTCCTAAAGTTGtgctcttgtcttttttttcttgtctgttgCCCAAAAGCTGAGATCTGGACTCAGTCTATTGTTGGGTGCTCCTGCAGTATGCATGTAGGACCTCAAACAGAGGCACAAGTCTATATAGGCTTTCAGTGTTAGATAAGAGTAAAGGAATGCAACAGCTTGGCGCTGTGGCACACCCCCAGCAAGAAGCAGCAGTTACATGATAACATGGCTTTTTGCTATTGTCATGTAACAGCAAGAACAATAAATGTTTGGTTGGTTCTTAAGAAATATTCATATAGCAatgtttaatcacatttttatctcTTATCTCACTTCAGTGAAATATTCTTTAAGCCATGCATCTACCAGTCAGTATTGCTCCAAGGAAAGCTTTCTTTCAGCTGTGAGATGTATGAGGGGTTTCTTGTATGTATCAGCCAGTTTCAAGTCAGCTCACCACATCTCAATGAGATCAGGACTcaggctttgactaggcccagAATAAGGAAGACTTTTGACCTGAGGTTTTCTTGAGACATTTCTTAACATCTTGCGGTCTGCTCCAAGAGTTAGCttgcttatttcatttttgcttttcatgttCAACTAAGTTTTACTCAGTGAGAAGTGAAAAGAAGTGAACAAGGATAGAGACAGAAATGaagcttttaatttatcacatttaaatcCAAAGATAAAAGGCCTAATTACAGATGACCAAACAAAGCAAGAACTTATTAAAGTCATGGAAATTGTGCAAACAAACGCCACACAGCATAACAGACAAAGAGACTAAATCATGGCAATACTATGCACCATGTCAAGCATCTGCAGAATTGGATTATAACTTTTAAGTTTTAGCATATGACTGGTTAACAGCCTGAGTTTAAGGCTTAATCCTCTGAAATAAGGTTCCATGATCTCACATTCCAGGATTTTTTACAAAAGGTTTGtgctttaaagatttaaaggaTAAAGAGAGATGGGATTAACTTGTTTCAACAGAATGTGTGGTggctaaaaaaaatagatgtagCCACTATTTCTGGAGGTGGAGTCCGATAACATAAGAattttgaatgaaataaatcaaatgactTGCCAATAATGTAATAACGTTTTGGATTatataacataacatttgtCCAATAttgtaagaaaatattaatgacATGGCAATAAAAAATCTTTGACATGTAGCACAAGAAAGCCAGAATGTAAACCATAACTTTCAGATTGTAAGACAACTAACTACTCAATCTACTGAGCCACAGTTAGCCATCATCAAGGATACACATTTTGCAGTGATCCTTACCTAAAATATTGCTGTAAGGCACAACCTGATGATTACCTTTagtacaacatttttaattagaatattatttgcaaatacttttatttatgaaagaatgctaaattatttgcaaaaaagtaTATTTGTTAGTTAGATTCAGGATGAACCCATGCAgttattgcattttttcttATGGTTCACCGTGATACCATAACAACTTATTATACTATGGGCAGAATGTTGCATTATTGGCtccaaaataatattacatcaCTGGCCACTTTGCCAAACTCGTTATATTCTACTTAACATTAGCAAAATGAATATTCTATTGGGGGTATTATGTCTTTGACCATCATAGCACTGGTGCATGCCTTTAAACAAGGCAAAAGAGAACAATTTGATACCTGATTTGTACTTTTGGACACAGAAACCTAGCCCGTTTACACCATGCCAACTCTTTATGCAGGAGTCTTCCATCATTACGTAGTAAATAAAGATTCACCACCTTTAGCAGCTTTGTCAAAGTGGAAATGTGATTTCCTAACTTCAGCTGAGGTAGTAGACAGTACATGTTTGAGGTAAGTCAGGATAATGATGGACAGAATCTTTATAACACAGAAACCAAGTTGAAACATAAGTGTTAGAGCGATGCTGCTGATTAGAGAAAATGTTTAGGGTTAAATCTTGGTGTCTTTGATTAAATCAACAGCTAAACTGTAACTCTTAAAGTCTGttagtgttttaaaaacttctcaTAATTTAAGCTATCTACAGTACATATTCTTTTAATACCTTTCTTGTGTTATAAAGGCTGTTTTAATCAGCACAATATAAGCTGAAACATGTCATTAGTCCTAAGTAAAGATGACATCATCCTCCTTTAGTCATTGCACTCCCACCAGCTCTGTGATGGGTGGAGCGAACACCATCAACTCCTGGTATTTGGTAAAGAACAGGTGAAGACGGGACAGGTAGGTGTCCTCCTGGTAAGGAAGCTTCTTTTCAGTCAGGTACTTGGACACAACAGGCTTTACCTGAACAGAATGAAGCAAGACAGGGGTTATGCATGATCACAGGATCATAAAACTCCTCAGTATGCCAAACATTTCTACAGTCATATGTGAGGCCATCTGTGAGACAGCTGAAGCTTGCCCCAAATCGGAGCATTAACAGGACAATGATTCCAAACAGCAGtaatggtgagaaaaaaaatggcgTGAGGCAGTAATGGTAACTCCACCTTTAAACACATGTTGTCTGACAGAAAGGGGAAGAGGTGGTGTTCTATATGGCAGCTGATCAGAGAGTGTCCAAACGTCCAATCAAGCATAGGGTTGCGGGGCAGGTTCAGAACTCCGTGGGTCATCTGGTAAATCCTTTTCGGCCGTTTTGTTGGAGAGAACATTGGTAGCCCAATGTGCTGCaacaagacatgtttttttaattacatttcaggTTAATATGATACAACCACTTTGTATTTTGAGCTGCATCTGATCAATGGAGCAGGTGTTTTGACCTGATGACTGTCTAGTTGGGTGTTTGCTTAAAATTATACTTATTTTTACCTCTTAATCACTACATGTTACCaggtaaatttttaaaatgattacaaaatTTATGACTTTGAACAATTTGAGATGGTTTTGTATTGTTAGCCTTTAACCCTCCCACAGTCTTAGCACAATGCTCAAGATGTGCCTTGCAGATGTCATGGTCAGAAAGTGTGGAAATAGGAGCATGGGGGGATTGGAAGGGCGGGTGTCCCATCAGACAGTGAGTTCctaaaaccacagaaaaaaaccctcataaAAGCGCATAGGACTGAGCACTGGGTAAAAAGCTTGTGATTTAGAATGGACCTCATCTCTTAAGTCTGTGAAAGGGTTAAACTTTACTATGCATGGAATGTTTGGCTGTTCCACTCCATTAAAAATAAGAGGTAAAAATTAGGTTAAGTGTTTAAACAAATTGGAATTACCTACAAATGGTGCCAGACTTAAGGATATGAACCCCAATTAAACGAGACATTTTTTGATTGTGCAGAACTACAAGGAACACAAAGTCAATGCCTCAAAGTGACTTTCTTCTGCTTACTGGAAAAATTAATTATGTAAAGAcccagtttaaaaattacatgcAGTCATGATGTCTATAATTTTAGgatttcacttttaaagagTGGAACAATTTTACAAACATCCTCTGTggtttataaaacaaacaacagggTGCACAAGATTGAATTTATTGCGCAATTTCTCTAATCCACAGGGTCCACAGATGGGAAAGAAAATTCCTGTAGTTCTTTAACTTGCATCTGAAACTGTGGTCTATCCTTTCAGGTGTGTCACTGTTTAAATTTACTCAAAAGAGGGACAAGTAAATTGATCCTGGAGCTGTGGAGATCGTGCAAATAAATTCTGTGAAttccaacatatttttgttgcttgttttaagattttacttATTGACCGAAAAATATAAGATTTACAGAATACATTCAGTACAATCTC is part of the Xiphophorus couchianus chromosome 10, X_couchianus-1.0, whole genome shotgun sequence genome and harbors:
- the trim16 gene encoding tripartite motif-containing protein 16; translated protein: MFRGWGENQAGRDMAEPAAVEAAPAPKQQNLCDVCSGEVSECKPTACGHSVCVSCQGDKTKGCSKCIQSTAVKPAPDNGPKQNGTAAASPEKTKKEQSQDPKTVEEVKVQGELMESEDPKASVEGETKPEPQTDQGPEPEEAKEEPLGPNDVVCDSCIETPCRALKSCLTCMVSYCEAHLRPHLENPKFQNHRLVEPLRDIERRTCESHKWPLELFCCADSCCICQDCLKEEHRGHKTVPVEEARRQIEKELREKQTQMVKVVTAGDNAINKLQDNRVSIEQSVTKVRSVIESQFQELQVMVEMAKKEVTEILAAEESQALKQADGIQVHLEQRCTELKKAQAQTEKLSKNKNDVDFLQEYAEWKKEATDNSLSGIYVGLEDRLDSFSQVIQESTSNLCDMLVSTYIQKVKEKCNNDEIGIKITVQTNTAAKHDVSKPDPQTRTDFLQYAAQVSFDANTAHKFLRLTEENKKVTNTTPWQHPYPDVPERFENHRQVLAAESFYVGRHYFEADLSGEGTHVGVTYKSIDRKGDESSSCITGNKFSWCLQWNGRTYSAWHSDEETPLNVERFTRIGVYVDYSQGLLSFYGVDNTMTLLHQYQAQFLEPLYPAFFLPKKENIVVLVAPGEPLPLKSPSPPTSPEHGPFVS